One region of Salvia miltiorrhiza cultivar Shanhuang (shh) chromosome 3, IMPLAD_Smil_shh, whole genome shotgun sequence genomic DNA includes:
- the LOC131014818 gene encoding glycerol-3-phosphate dehydrogenase SDP6, mitochondrial translates to MAASIRLRRLGAVAAVAGGAYFTVLSNPQIAASDRAPALTNVKQRIADPFAAVPSRAVQESALIGSSAANPLDILVIGGGATGCGVALDAATRGLRVGLVEREDFASGTSSRSTKLIHGGVRYLEKAVFNLDYGQLKLVFHALEERKQVIENAPHLCNALPCMTPCFSWFEAVYYWMGLKMYDLVAGRHLLHLSRYYSAQESVELFPTLARKGNDRSLKGTVVYYDGQMNDSRLNVALACTAALAGAAVVNHAEVISFIRDDGTGRIIGAQIRNNLTGNEFDTYAKVVVNAAGPFCDSVRLMADKEAKEMICPSSGVHIVLPDYYSPEGMGLIVPKTKDGRVIFMLPWLGRTVAGTTDSNTSITMLPEPHEDEIEFILDAISDYLNVKVRRTDVLSAWSGIRPLAVDPRAKSTESISRDHVVCEDLPGLVTITGGKWTTYRSMAEDAVNVAIKSGKLSPASKCVTYDLRLIGADGWEPASFTIVAQQYVRMKRSYGGKVVPGVMDTAAAKHLSHAYGTFAERVAAIAQNENLGKRLAHGYPILEAEVAYCARHEYCESAVDFIARRSRLAFLDTDAARRAVPRVIEILASEHKWDKSRQKQELQKAQEFLETFKSSRNAQFHDGKHK, encoded by the exons ATGGCAGCCTCCATACGCCTCCGACGTCtcggcgccgtcgccgccgtcgCCGGCGGTGCCTACTTCACCGTCCTCAGCAACCCTCAAATCGCCGCCAGCGACCGCGCTCCCGCCCTCACCAATGTCAAGCAGAGAATCGCGGACCCCTTCGCCGCCGTGCCGTCGCGCGCCGTCCAGGAGTCCGCCTTGATCGGCTCCAGCGCCGCTAACCCCCTCGACATCCTCGTCATCGGCGGCGGGGCCACCGGCTGCGGGGTCGCTCTGGATGCCGCCACGCGGGGGCTTCGCGTCGGGCTTGTGGAGAGAGAGGATTTCGCGTCCGGCACTTCCTCGAGGTCTACCAAACTCATTCATGGAG GAGTTCGTTATTTGGAGAAAGCTGTTTTTAACTTGGATTATGGGCAGTTAAAGCTGGTTTTCCATGCTTTAGAGGAACGCAAACAAGTTATTGAGAATGCCCCCCACCTTTGCAATGCTTTACCTTGTATGACACCATGTTTTAGCTGGTTTGAGGCAGTGTACTACTGGATGGGTTTGAAAATGTATGACCTGGTAGCTGGTAGGCATTTGCTCCACTTGTCAAGATACTATTCAGCTCAGGAGTCTGTCGAACTCTTTCCTACTTTAGCAAGAAAGGGAAATGATCGGAGTTTGAAAGGAACTGTTGTTTATTATGATGGACAGATGAATGATTCACGTTTGAATGTTGCATTAGCGTGTACGGCTGCTTTAGCAGGTGCTGCTGTAGTGAATCATGCTGAAGTTATATCCTTTATTAGGGATGACGGTACTGGGCGGATAATAGGAGCTCAGATTAGAAATAATTTAACAG GCAATGAGTTTGATACATATGCCAAAGTTGTAGTAAATGCTGCTGGTCCCTTCTGTGATTCTGTCAGGTTGATGGCAGACAAAGAAGCAAAGGAAATGATCTGCCCAAGCAGTGGTGTCCATATAGTGCTTCCCGATTACTATTCTCCAGAAGGAATGGGCTTGATTGTTCCCAAGACCAAGGATGGCCGTGTTATCTTCATGCTTCCATGGTTGGGAAGAACAGTTGCTGGCACCACTGACTCGAACACCTCTATTACAATGCTACCAGAGCCGCATGAGGATGAGATTGAATTTATATTGGATGCCATTTCTGATTATCTTAATGTTAAG GTAAGGCGCACGGATGTCTTGTCTGCTTGGAGTGGCATTCGACCATTGGCTGTTGATCCTAGAGCCAAAAGCACTGAGAGCATTTCCAGGGATCACGTAGTGTGTGAAGATTTACCTGGTTTAGTCACAATCACTGGTGGGAAGTGGACTACATATAGAAG TATGGCAGAGGATGCTGTTAATGTAGCTATCAAATCTGGAAAGTTGAGCCCAGCAAGCAAGTGCGTGACTTACGACCTACGGCTTATAGGTGCCGATGGATGGGAACCCGCTTCTTTTACCATAGTAGCCCAGCAGTATGTGCGCATGAAGAGGTCATATGGTGGGAAGGTTGTTCCTGGTGTAATGGACACTGCTGCAGCAAAGCATTTATCACATGCTTATGGCACTTTTGCTGAACGAGTAGCTGCTATCGCTCAG AATGAAAATTTGGGCAAGCGACTAGCCCACGGGTACCCAATCCTGGAGGCTGAAGTTGCATACTGTGCTCGTCATGAATATTGTGAATCAGCTGTCGACTTCATAGCCAGAAGGTCTCGCCTTGCCTTTCTTGACACTGATGCTGCCAGGAGAGCTGTGCCCCGTGTCATCGAGATATTGGCTTCAGAACACAAATGGGATAAGTCGAGGCAAAAGCAGGAACTGCAAAAGGCTCAAGAATTTCTGGAGACCTTCAAGTCATCAAGAAATGCTCAATTTCACGATGGCAAACATAAATAA
- the LOC131014817 gene encoding uncharacterized protein LOC131014817: MVRRGSEVEPARWGSMVLLFMGLVSFCMVYVFMSTVMRPSSSGDSKMSSLGFGDGNGGNSEVVEVSGGGGCCRGIPKLELWGAAVKWGTDFKFNSSEQCCEACKAMCTGKDGPCLCDSWVFCGNKEACGEKFGECWLKKQKDVLLPEKQDTGNKIKWTSGIIFGRGEGIIALETEYGTLHIKLLPDCSPHSVAYMLELLALRHCAGCHFYRAESRGQFWDIKGNHIKDASYGPPFALIQGTLEALAVTFDPIPSEHCPTIRRGSVAWVGSGPEFFISLANHEEWRNAYTVFGSVLPEDMVIAEKIAQLPTKSDVWNNINVSVLEKTVPLKIQRINLGHSDLNLSAD; this comes from the exons ATGGTTCGGAGGGGAAGTGAAGTGGAGCCGGCGAGGTGGGGGTCTATGGTGCTTCTGTTTATGGGTTTGGTCTCTTTCTGTATGGTCTATGTTTTCATGTCAACTGTGATGAGACCCTCGTCGTCTGGCGATTCAAAGATGAGTTCTTTAGGGTTTGGTGATGGAAATGGTGGGAATTCGGAGGTGGTGGAGGTGAGTGGAGGTGGGGGTTGTTGTAGAGGGATCCCGAAATTGGAGCTGTGGGGTGCTGCTGTCAAGTGGGGGACTGATTTCAAGTTCAATTCGTCCGAGCAGTGCTGCGAGGCTTGCAAAGCGATGTGCACGGGGAAGGACGGGCCGTGTCTATGTGATTCGTGGGTCTTCTGTGGGAATAAGGAGGCTTGTGGGGAGAAATTTGGTGAG TGCTGGTTAAAGAAACAAAAGGATGTCCTGCTTCCTGAAAAGCAAGATACTGGAAACAAAATAAAGTGGACATCGGGTATCATCTTTGGAAGAGGGGAG GGCATTATTGCGTTAGAGACGGAGTATGGAACTCTTCACATCAAG CTTTTGCCTGATTGCTCCCCACATTCAGTTGCATACATGTTAGAGTTGTTGGCTCTGCGACATTGTGCAGGTTGCCATTTTTATAGAGCAGAAAGCCGGGGTCAGTTTTGGGATATTAAGGGAAACCACATAAAAGAT GCTTCATATGGCCCTCCATTTGCTCTTATTCAAGGAACACTAGAAGCCCTAGCGGTGACATTCGACCCGATTCCATCAGAGCACTGCCCAACCATAAGAAGGGGTTCGGTGGCATGGGTTGGATCCGGCCCCGAATTCTTCATAAGCCTTGCAAATCATGAAGAGTGGCGAAATGCATACACCGTGTTTGGTTCCGTACTTCCTGAAGATATGGTGATTGCCGAGAAAATCGCTCAGCTCCCGACAAAGTCAGATGTTTGGAACAACATCAATGTCTCAGTTTTAGAGAAAACTGTACCTTTGAAGATTCAAAGAATCAACCTTGGTCACAGTGACCTAAATCTCAGCGCTGACTAG